The Dermacentor silvarum isolate Dsil-2018 chromosome 7, BIME_Dsil_1.4, whole genome shotgun sequence genomic sequence agtgtgcctacaaatttcctagCTTATCcccccaactagttttctgccgtcctcaactacgcttcccttctcttggtatccattctgcaactctaatggtccaccggttatccaccgtacgcattacatggcctgcccggctccatttcttcctcttaatgtaaactagaatatcggctatccctgtttgctctctgctccacactgctctcttcctgtcccttaacgttagtcttaacattttttgttccatcgctctttgtgcggtccttaacttgttctcgagcttgtttgttaacctccaagtttctgccccatatgttagcaccggtagaatgcaatgattgtacacttttcttttcaacgacagtggtaagctgactgtcaggatttggtaatgcctgccgtatacactccaacccaattttattcttctgtaaatctctttctcatgatcagggtcccctgtgaataattgacctagataaacttactaGGTCAGGATCgccaggctgactggcgatcctgaattctcggtcccttgccaggctattgatcattttatctttctttgttttctgcatattaatcttcaaacccactcttacaatttctcggttaaggtcctcaatcatttcttgtaattcgcccccattgttgctgaataggacaatgtcatttgcaaatcgaaggttgccgagatattcgccgttgatcctcactcctaagccttcacagtctaagagcttcaatacttcttctaatcatgcagtgaattgcattggagagattgcgtctccttgtcGGACCCCTTTCTGCAACTTGTAAATACACCTACTGCAACTTCCAAATACACCTAAGACATCGAAAGCGACGTGGTGGGTTTTGCTGACTTTTCAATGTCTGTGGATGTGTTTGTTTTGTCTTTAAGTTAAGTTGGGCTAAGCACTGTTTGTGTTTGTGCTCAGGATGAAGACAACGAAAGTAGTTAAAAGAAATCAGCCAAGGATGCCTCGTTGCTGTGGTGCCAAAGAAAGACATCAGGGTATGTTTCAGAGTCTTTTCCCCGCCGAAAAAATAAAGTGCTTGTTTAAGAACATGCACAATGACTTGGCAATTGCATTGACAATGCTTGCAAATATTTGAGTGTCGTTGCCATTTATTTGCACCCTGCAAACAGGAACATTTGATGGACTCCAATCAGGATTATGCAGTAAAAAGCAGTTTTCCTCAAATATCCATAAATTTTCATAGTTCCCAAATCTCGGTAgccatgaataataataataataataataataataataataataataataataataataataataataataatacttaaattaataataattagctgttagtagtagtagtagtagtagtagtagtagtagtagtagtagtagtagtagtagtagtagtagtagtagtagtagtaatacaTTATTTTGGTGGCATGTATGTAGGTGAAACTTCAGTTATCTTCCTTGGGGATGAGTTGTTATGCATGAACTGCAACCTAGGAATGATCTGTCCATGAATCATGACAGATCGGCATTGCCTTCACCATAGTGTGTGCAGATATAATTGTttgtattcttttcttttttgaacttttggaagttggaatcagctagcgcaagacaggggtaagtggagatcacagggagaggccttcatcctgcagtggacatgaataggctgatgatgattaaatCTATTAAATTTatataattttatgccaaggtgctgcagactctaTTAAGGGCAGGTCAAAGTGGTAGAATGACTCTTCCTTCATTTCatgatgagtcaccataattacagagtgattaactATCTAATTATTTTTCACTCAGTAATGATACATTTCTTGATAAAAAGAATTGAATCACAAGCACGGattacttgcacaagttaattattagttgcaagcattactagaaagaaaaaatgtcacagtttcgccctaagggcgaagcactgaatgcgatagcaacacagcaatgtcatacgaagtaaggtgagcggccttggtagcaatatgaattgtagtaaacatgagctgattaagtaagcaggtgtgctgcggcgtaagtagaccgacatgaagagagactcgatgaccacgagaaggcgcgtgtgaaacggtggtgttgatgagaagcgcttaccgtgggcagcgcgtgcgaagggacacacctgtagtgctgcactgccgatctgggcagcattgcatgtgtagcgtgcgttggaaaatgtggcccgactatttattactaactgaatgaacaagcgtggtgtgagcacgcacaaacaaacatgaatagatcacactgaatgactgcagccaacgactgtcaaaacgctggcagcgcaacgtaccttcgcccgcgcagcgggcgaaggtacgtgcggtctatcaacggaaactgagcggcataaaggtcagagccgtgtggagataagagacggtgcggtcgaaccatgggtcgaacgaacgacgagcgcggttgttggaagcgtagaagtgccccccccccccccccccccccccaatgctgccttcggcgctggcttcccgcttcctggcttgcgcgtgggagagataagagactgtgcggacgagcgacgagcgcggttgttggcagagaagtgcccccctgctccctccggcgctggctttccgcttccttgcttgcgcgtgggagattgagtgcgttcgctctccgtgatagcgcgcgtccccccacgcttccgctggggcatacggcgcgcggcgaagattttatctatacggaacctcacggcgacggcgacgacgacggcagaaatccggttgaagtgtccatataattgctatcgcaataaaacattcttTCGCAACTAGTACAGAAACGACCAATGTCACACCTCccgtgccttctccaaagcgatcttcggtagCAATAGATTTCCCTTAGAAGTAAAATGAAGTTACTTCAGGTAAGCAGAACATTCACTTTACTTTAAGCTTAATTTCtgtggtctattccttgccacaactgcacagtAATGACAAACATAAGTCGCatccacaaatgtgtacaccgtgactgaaagTGAGAACAGTGTGACTTGGGACGAGGTAACGTCAAAAATTTCTTTTTTCTAAGAATCATacagaagtagacaagtagcattttcttccgtcttgtAATGCAATGAATTGATCTTTTTATTATGATTGGTTGAGTACTGGTGTAAAATTTATGAGAAGTTGCTATGGGCCATAGAGGTAATATTAACTCTATGCTATGGGCGttttgcgctggagtttgaggtatagtggcggcgcctggtggcggcgagagaagttatATCAGGGTAGTACCAGCTAgcgtagtattgagccctggctgtggcgaagcacgtttctagcccgaatTTTACGTTGATTCGCACTTTTTACGGCCCTGTTGCAAGTACGAAAAGGCTCctcacttctcagagaccacgccgaccacgctgcgagctggccgcagcttagtttaacgaaaacggactctccgtgtgccgtgggacgtaatgcgggagcagaaggaatcggcgacgccgatccggataaagcccctccatccacgttTCCGCCGGCCAGGTTTCTCCGGatctaaagcccctccatccacgcgccgcGCGTGGATGGAGTGGCTTTAGATCccgagagacctagctcagccgcgaaaaagcgtcaccgtcgttactgctgcgtcgaccgtgagctgccacgagcaagaaggcctgaatcccaacatcagattctaccgttttctttcaaggcctcacgaagcggagcgtcgggcgcgctggataacttcattaccccactatgagcagcacagatttgagagttaaatgtgctcatccttgacctcaagccagcacgttgaggcagcgcagcaaggcagtattgattacagcacatcgatgttcgagcactgtcattaaaagctacatcaagcgagcagcgattcgcacgtagtacgttactgcgagctcatatgcattgcatcagttatttatcagttggtaaagggacagatggccgttactacagcgcaggcatgactacttgtttagcggcatgctgaaggagcggtgccgtcgcggcgcgtacgatcgtgcgctcgagcagttccgtacacatgatgtctgcttatcgctgctgtgaattcatttgtagcaagcatttcctcgcgtttgtgcggctgaatctagcagcgtgcgaaccttacctgaagttcaacttcgtacgtgactcgcttcacttgcgattgacaccgcgctaaaacttcgccgcttatttcttgaacggcgtacacgtattcggcgttgcataatttcttgcctttacgcagcgtgccacccctgaaaaaatcttcggcggccgatattcgctgcaagccgtggtacaacacaaccgaaagtggcgggtccacgtgctttccgaagcagacgaccgagcttgcatggtactacccagtttcggattgagggagctttttaatggatggatggatggatgaggctgaaccctttaaatcgggcggtggcatacgccacctagccatgactatgaacatattttgtactttgtggtgggtgaaatttcacccctgccttgattttatccaccaatcagataacctctgtttggttatttctacccgcttaaagtctattttgccttcactgtccctaaaccccaatgctttgaaaaaatcagccccgttgctttgcactgtagggttaagccctttacagaaaagtacgaggtgttcagccgtttcctcttcttctccacacgcacagcacaacgtgtctataccttggtacttgactcggtacttcttagtccgcaatactcccgtcctggcttcaaacaacaaagagcttcccctagaattatcatagatattttctttggcaatttcttgcttgaaagttctgtatgttcccagtgctgatttcgtctgcatccctgttttccacagacccctctttGTTTCCTTAACCTtattcttaaccgctgtttccaggtttgcacccctcctgcagtccaaatatttgattgacagttttctggtcagcttcctccattttgtatcaacattcctcatgtagaaataactgaaaactctccttgcccaccgcttttctgccatttctctcaatcgctcctcaaattctatcttgctgctggcttccctgccctcgaatgacgtccatcccatgtcaccctgtaccccctgatttggtgtatttccgtgtgctcccagagccagtctacctacccctcgctgcttaacttccaaccttgctcgaacctctcatctcatgcacaggaccgcattaccgaaagtcaaactagggtaCTTgaattacggtggctagatgtaCTTGAATGACCCGGTGCAGTCTCAAGTCAACGTTACAGAACTAGagtgtacttctagtacactctactagaaCTAGGTTCAGTTGTCGAACTCTCCGCCGGCGCCGTGCTTCGCCCATagagaaactctatggcttcGCCCGTGACTCCGGCTGACAGGTGGCGGGAGCGTTCTATCGAGATCCAGCCATCCAGCCTCGCGGCTGCTTGGCTCGCTAGGCCGTAGTCGGGCGCTCAATGTGCGCGTTTATTTACGTTTAACCGTGTAGAAAACTTTACATGCATCGCTGCAAGATATCTTAGCAAGTGGCGCTACTTATGTGTTTGCTTCAAAACATTTGAGCGCGGCAGTCTGCCGGCTACATCTGGCGTTACGCATGCGTCGTTACGCTACCTTTTAGTAACCTTGTTCGGTATTTTCCCGCATGCCCTGCTTTTTTGCAATTCGCCTAAGGTTGTAACTAGCCTCATTTGAACAAAATATTATGCATTTGTATTACTATATAAACGATTCATGCGGAAACCTACGCGCGTCGCAACAAACGACAGTGGCTTCCGTGCTCGCGAGCACCCCTCCTTTCAATGTCAACGCCGCTTCATGCCATCTCGGTGGGCAAATCGTGGCCACTGCCCAAACTAGCGATTTCAGCATGGATTACAAAGTAACAAAGCAATCGGGCTTTCATTCACCAGTTTATTCAGATGCATTCACTTACGTCTACTACTGCCACAAAATAAAGCATAAATGCGCTGGTTGTACACCCACCTTTCAGTTAACTCAAGTTCACACTCGACAAATCTCAGGTACTGGCCGGTACTCACAAGAGCTTTGCACGCTTTCTGGCAACTTTAACTTGCACACTCGTTTCTTTGTGTTGCCATAGAAACCTTGCATATAAATGTATGCGTGTTACTAAATAAAACTTCACAATACGTGCAGAGAGCTCTTCAGAATGAATAAAACATCCAACCTCTACAAGGCTGCCGCCCAGGTTTTGTCAAGTCTTCAACAATGGCCCATAACAAGTCTCCAAACACTATGTTGGACTTTGTTCTTTAAATTATAGGGCTCTCAATGCGTATAAGCAGTGATGTCGGAGCTTTTGACGGCAGCTGGAGGGCACCCGGAACAAAGGAACGCATCTCGGTGAAAATTGCTGAGGTGATACATCATCTGTGGCAAGGAGAGTGACCTTACAGTCATGGCAGCTCGAAAACTTTGCTGCTTTCTTTACTACATATCCTGCAAGGTAGTATAAGGCAGCATCTGTTGCAGTGGGTCGGCCACAATTGTGCTAGTTTTGAGTCCCCTTCTGGCAGCTTCTCTAACACAATTTTGTGGATGAGCTATCCGAGCTTGTCCTCTCGTTCCTTCTTTTGCTGAAGAACTTCAAGCCTCTTAGAGCTTAGGCTCTCTTCCACACTAACACGAACGGGATCTGCATCGCCAGTGCAATTTCCTTTCATTGCCATCTTTAAGGGAGTGTAGAGGCTCGAAAGCCTGAATATTTGGCCAAATTGTCCTATCTTCATCACCGCCAAATGATCTCAGGACTCCAAAAAAGCATTGGgaagagaaaaacaaagaaatgtaAGTGTAAATTGCAAAAAAAGGCAGCCATGCACAAACTACATCCAAATTAACCTTAAAAATAACTACTTCCAATGGGTCCTGGTTGAGTTTTGCAGTCAGCATGTATCTTATGTACTTGTCAAGCAGGAGGGTGATTATATCCAGCACCGACATGAATGTCACTCTGAGGGATTCTGTTGTcaactgagatgcaaagagcttTGTGTTTCTCTCAATGCTGTTCTTTTCGGTCATGTTCAGCATGATGAGGAAGTTTTTTATCACCTGCAGTATGGAAAACAAATGCCCCCATGAATACATTTGGCTCACAATATAACACAACAAACCGCAATAAGCATAAGAACACCCGTTACCTCGATTTTCGGAGAGTTCTTACAGATGCCAGCAGCAGGGTGTTTGGCGTTGAGAACATCGAACAGTTCACTCACCTGCATCATGAATTTTTCCGTTCCTTCACCGTCTTCGAAGCCTGGTTTACGCTGCTCCCTGTAAAGCTTTGGCCCAATGGCAACACTCCTGCTGAACAACTGGAAGATAGGTTTAAAGAAAGTCAAATATTTGCATTTGTActaccgacaaaaaaaaaaaagcaaaaaacacCACAGCAGAGTGCGAGCTAGATGCGTGACATTGGTGAGGTACCTGTGTTGCCAGTCTAACATTCATTTTCTCCAGCTTGCTTGGCTTGATGTGGGAGGAAGTTAATTTTGGAACAATCTTGAGATGGCTGTCCTTTTCAGCATTGTACAGGCGCTCATATGTTTAAAATTGATGCAGTTGGTGCCAGCCTGGTAGAAAAAGCAACGGGATAAAACGCAGAACTAAGTTTCACACAGGGTATTTTCAAAATGATTAGTTCGGCAACTATTAGTGCAACCTCGTTTCAATTACCTTTGCATAT encodes the following:
- the LOC119457590 gene encoding uncharacterized protein LOC119457590, with the translated sequence MNVRLATQLFSRSVAIGPKLYREQRKPGFEDGEGTEKFMMQVIKNFLIMLNMTEKNSIERNTKLFASQLTTESLRVTFMSVLDIITLLLDKYIRYMLTAKLNQDPLES